The Oryzias melastigma strain HK-1 linkage group LG13, ASM292280v2, whole genome shotgun sequence genome window below encodes:
- the mrpl28 gene encoding 39S ribosomal protein L28, mitochondrial isoform X2, producing MPLHKYPPKLWEAMKMKQGIYARLPKHYLKSLEKKEPTPVHWRPLGVQYRANPKTGVKERVQDVPIPIYYPPESQNGLWGGEGWVSGYRYANNDKMSNRVKKTWKPQLFKRELYSEILDHKFTITVTPRTLNLIDAAFGFDFYILKTPKEDLNSKLGMDLKRAMLLRLARKDKELYPNDPVKRETIFTKYKQFEIPEEEAEWVGLSLEEAVEKQRLLEHKEPEPVFKECVDKLVKELSMKKLLEPHLTEKK from the exons ATGCCGCTTCATAAATACCCTCCCAAATTGTGGGAGGCCATGAAGATGAAGCAAGGCATTTACGCCCGCCTCCCTAAACACTACCTCAAGTCCCTCGAGAAGAAAGAGCCCACGCCTGTCCACTGGAGGCCTCTGGGAGTCCAGTACCGAGCCAACCCAAAGACGGGAGTGAAAGAGCGTGTGCAGGATGTCCCCATCCCCATCTACTATCCTCCTGAGTCCCAGAATGGGCTGTGGGGAGGCGAGGGTTGGGTTTCTGGCTACCGGTACGCCAACAATGACAAG ATGTCAAATCGTGTGAAGAAGACGTGGAAACCTCAGCTGTTTAAGAGAGAGCTCTACAGCGAGATCCTCGACCACAAATTCACCATCACAGTCACGCCGCGCACTCTAAACCTCATTGATGCCGCATTCGGCTTTGACTTTTATATCCTCAAG ACACCAAAGGAGGACCTGAACTCCAAACTGGGGATGGATTTGAAGAGAGCAATGCTGCTTCGACTGGCTCGCAAGGATAAAGAACTTTACCCCAATGACCCAGTGAAAAGGGAAACCATCTTTACGAAATATAAG CAGTTTGAGATCCCAGAGGAGGAAGCAGAGTGGGTGGGCCTGAGTCTGGAGGAGGCTGTGGAGAAACAGAGGCTATTGGAGCACAAG GAGCCTGAGCCTGTGTTCAAAGAGTGCGTGGACAAGCTGGTAAAGGAGCTGAGCATGAAGAAACTGCTGGAGCCACATCTCACAGAGAAGAAGTAA
- the mrpl28 gene encoding 39S ribosomal protein L28, mitochondrial isoform X1, whose protein sequence is MPLHKYPPKLWEAMKMKQGIYARLPKHYLKSLEKKEPTPVHWRPLGVQYRANPKTGVKERVQDVPIPIYYPPESQNGLWGGEGWVSGYRYANNDKMSNRVKKTWKPQLFKRELYSEILDHKFTITVTPRTLNLIDAAFGFDFYILKTPKEDLNSKLGMDLKRAMLLRLARKDKELYPNDPVKRETIFTKYKQQFEIPEEEAEWVGLSLEEAVEKQRLLEHKEPEPVFKECVDKLVKELSMKKLLEPHLTEKK, encoded by the exons ATGCCGCTTCATAAATACCCTCCCAAATTGTGGGAGGCCATGAAGATGAAGCAAGGCATTTACGCCCGCCTCCCTAAACACTACCTCAAGTCCCTCGAGAAGAAAGAGCCCACGCCTGTCCACTGGAGGCCTCTGGGAGTCCAGTACCGAGCCAACCCAAAGACGGGAGTGAAAGAGCGTGTGCAGGATGTCCCCATCCCCATCTACTATCCTCCTGAGTCCCAGAATGGGCTGTGGGGAGGCGAGGGTTGGGTTTCTGGCTACCGGTACGCCAACAATGACAAG ATGTCAAATCGTGTGAAGAAGACGTGGAAACCTCAGCTGTTTAAGAGAGAGCTCTACAGCGAGATCCTCGACCACAAATTCACCATCACAGTCACGCCGCGCACTCTAAACCTCATTGATGCCGCATTCGGCTTTGACTTTTATATCCTCAAG ACACCAAAGGAGGACCTGAACTCCAAACTGGGGATGGATTTGAAGAGAGCAATGCTGCTTCGACTGGCTCGCAAGGATAAAGAACTTTACCCCAATGACCCAGTGAAAAGGGAAACCATCTTTACGAAATATAAG CAGCAGTTTGAGATCCCAGAGGAGGAAGCAGAGTGGGTGGGCCTGAGTCTGGAGGAGGCTGTGGAGAAACAGAGGCTATTGGAGCACAAG GAGCCTGAGCCTGTGTTCAAAGAGTGCGTGGACAAGCTGGTAAAGGAGCTGAGCATGAAGAAACTGCTGGAGCCACATCTCACAGAGAAGAAGTAA
- the LOC112149832 gene encoding zinc/cadmium resistance protein: MWVPNCCMLGASLLLLLCQIAISQLCKSLITMVDGFHTLFILIHTVLPLPQTTNIKPASSTSPPHVPPCAKSPVKAPPDAQTTIGESVLSDQGNQNASLINTHISHSPTSSPTPTNCSLSYANSRIQTVGRFVSSLLLVSLCISYFMEIISFILDPHPAQHPLLPVVIGAVSLLYKLTAFVLNWAQSGRKAGAELHLEVNHEVLAEEDSRNTQESEEIVQSGDLSAVPSGALVLCNPLTSSIHDSDCKPSQKPLESMCEEQIPSADLNRTQILSVCKSSPCLDPTVSRSYWPVCHLPIIFITEGLFTSLLALINSLVTLQSSGVCSVLVYLDPSLSLLAVITMIATNVPQLYRLGLLLLQASPQHISVTDLTRRILSVPGVQAVHDLHIWQLNERLVVASVHVHCCSGFQVHRCGDLLSGVSKVLKSIGVSCCTVQPEFTSCAGASSNNLGDASPIIHRDDPSPRALPACSLACGKACAGSMCCSPPEEEIQSMRKPPTGETNEEPLALVLENTCL; the protein is encoded by the exons ATGTGGGTCCCGAACTGTTGCATGCTGGGAGCGAGCTTGCTGCTGCTATTGTGCCAGATCGCCATCAGTCAGCTCTGCAAGTCCCTCATTACTATGGTGGACGGGTTCCACACACTCTTCATCCTCATTCACACGGTGCTTCCTCTTCCTCAGACTACAAATATTAAACCGGCATCGTCTACCTCTCCACCACATGTCCCCCCTTGTGCAAAGTCACCAGTCAAGGCTCCACCTGATGCCCAAACCACCATCGGAGAGTCAGTTTTGTCAGATCAGGGGAACCAGAATGCTTCTCTTATCAACACACACATATCTCACTCCCCCACATCTTCTCCAACACCTACAAACTGCAGTCTGTCCTACGCCAACAGCAGGATACAAACTGTGGGCAGGTTtgtttcctctctgctcctggTGTCTCTGTGCATCTCTTACTTCATGGAAATCATCAGTTTTATTCTGGACCCACACCCAGCGCAGCACCCCCTGCTGCCCGTGGTGATCGGAGCTGTCAGTCTGCTCTATAAGCTGACGGCGTTTGTGCTGAACTGGGCCCAGAGTGGCAGGAAAGCTGGTGCTGAACTCCACTTGGAAGTAAACCACGAAG TCTTGGCTGAGGAAGACTCCAGAAACACACAGGAGTCTGAAGAGATCGTCCAATCAGGAGATCTTTCTGCTGTCCCCAGTGGAGCGCTGGTCCTCTGTAATCCACTGACCTCCAGCATTCATGATAGCGACTGTAAACCTTCACAGAAGCCACTAGAAAGCATGTGTGAGGAGCAGATCCCTTCAGCAGACTTAAATA gaACTCAAATCTTATCTGTCTGTAAATCATCTCCTTGTTTGGACCCAACTGTATCAAGAAGCTATTGGCCAGTGTGCCACCTGcccatcatcttcatcactgaGGGACTCTTCACATCTCTTCTGGCTCTGATCAACAGCCTGGTGACTCTGCAGAGTTCTGGAGTCTGCAGCGTCCTGGTGTACCTGGATCCCAGCCTCTCCCTGCTGGCTGTGATCACAATGATTGCCACAAATGTGCCACAG CTGTACAGGTTGGGGCTCCTGCTGCTCCAGGCTTCCCCTCAACACATTTCTGTGACTGACCTGACTCGCAGAATTTTGAGTGTTCCTGGAGTTCAGGCCGTGCACGACCTGCACATCTGGCAGTTGAATGAAAGGCTCGTGGTGGCTTCAGTCCATGTGCACTGCTGCTCTGGCTTTCAAGTTCACAG GTGTGGTGACCTGTTGTCAGGAGTCTCAAAGGTGTTGAAAAGTATTGGCGTGAGCTGCTGCACTGTTCAGCCAGAGTTCACTTCGTGTGCTGGAGCCTCCTCAAACAACCTGGGAGATGCCTCCCCCATCATCCACAGAGACGACCCGTCCCCACGTGCCCTCCCTGCCTGCAGCCTTGCCTGTGGAAAAGCCTGTGCTGGGAGCATGTGCTGCTCCCCTCCTGAAGAAGAGATCCAGAGTATGAGGAAGCCACCAACTGGGGAAACAAATGAAGAGCCTTTAGCTCTGGTTCTGGAGAACACCTGCCTCTAG